The proteins below come from a single Ailuropoda melanoleuca isolate Jingjing chromosome 1, ASM200744v2, whole genome shotgun sequence genomic window:
- the BLVRA gene encoding biliverdin reductase A isoform X2: MQRRELGNIDEVQQISLEDALSSQEVEVAYICSESSSHEDYIRQFLNAGKHVLVEYPMTLSWAAAQDLWKLAEQKGKVLHEEHVELLMEEFAFLKKEVVGKDLLKGSLLFTASPLEEERFGFPAFSGISRLTWLVSLFGELSLVSATLEERKEDQYMKMSVCLETENKRPLTWIEEKGPGLKRNRHLSFHFKSGSLENMPNVGVNKNIFLKDQNIFVQKLLGQFSDKELAAEKRRILHCLWLAEEIQKHCSAQK; this comes from the exons ACGAGAGCTTGGGAACATTGATGAAGTCCAGCAGATTTCTTTGGAAGATGCTCTCTCCAGTCAAGAGGTTGAGGTTGCTTATATCTGCAGTGAAAGCTCCAGCCACGAGGACTACATCAG GCAGTTCCTTAATGCTGGCAAACATGTCCTTGTGGAATATCCCATGACACTGTCTTGGGCAGCAGCGCAGGACCTGTGGAAGCTGGCTGAGCAGAAAG GGAAGGTGTTGCACGAGGAGCATGTTGAACTCTTGATGGAGGAGTTTGCCTTCCTGAAAAAAGAAGTGGTGGGGAAAGACCTGCTGAAAGGGTCCCTTCTCTTCACAG CCAGCCCGTTGGAAGAAGAGCGGTTTGGCTTCCCTGCGTTTAGTGGCATTTCTCGCCTGACCTGGCTGGTCTCCCTCTTCGGGGAGCTTTCTCTCGTATCCGCCACTTTGGAAGAGCGAAAGGAAGATCAATACATGAAAATGAGCGTGTGCTTGGAGACAGAGAACAAACG GCCGCTCACTTGGATTGAAGAGAAAGGGCCTGGTCTAAAACGAAACAGACACTTAAGCTTCCATTTCAAATCTGGGTCTCTGGAGAATATGCCAAATGTAGGAGTcaataagaatatttttctgaaagatCAAAATATATTTGTCCAGAAACTCTTGGGCCAGTTCTCTGACAAGGAGCTGGCTGCTGAAAAGCGGCGCATCCTGCATTGCCTGTGGCTGGCGGAAGAAATCCAGAAACACTGCTCCGCCCAGAAGTAG
- the BLVRA gene encoding biliverdin reductase A isoform X1 — translation MNAEPERKFGVVVVGVGRAGSVRIRDLRNPHASSAFLNLIGFVSRRELGNIDEVQQISLEDALSSQEVEVAYICSESSSHEDYIRQFLNAGKHVLVEYPMTLSWAAAQDLWKLAEQKGKVLHEEHVELLMEEFAFLKKEVVGKDLLKGSLLFTASPLEEERFGFPAFSGISRLTWLVSLFGELSLVSATLEERKEDQYMKMSVCLETENKRPLTWIEEKGPGLKRNRHLSFHFKSGSLENMPNVGVNKNIFLKDQNIFVQKLLGQFSDKELAAEKRRILHCLWLAEEIQKHCSAQK, via the exons CCCGAGAGGAAGTTCGGAGTGGTGGTGGTTGGCGTTGGCAGGGCCGGCTCTGTGCGGATCAGGGACTTGCGGAACCCACATGCTTCCTCGGCATTCCTGAACCTGATCGGCTTCGTGTCCAG ACGAGAGCTTGGGAACATTGATGAAGTCCAGCAGATTTCTTTGGAAGATGCTCTCTCCAGTCAAGAGGTTGAGGTTGCTTATATCTGCAGTGAAAGCTCCAGCCACGAGGACTACATCAG GCAGTTCCTTAATGCTGGCAAACATGTCCTTGTGGAATATCCCATGACACTGTCTTGGGCAGCAGCGCAGGACCTGTGGAAGCTGGCTGAGCAGAAAG GGAAGGTGTTGCACGAGGAGCATGTTGAACTCTTGATGGAGGAGTTTGCCTTCCTGAAAAAAGAAGTGGTGGGGAAAGACCTGCTGAAAGGGTCCCTTCTCTTCACAG CCAGCCCGTTGGAAGAAGAGCGGTTTGGCTTCCCTGCGTTTAGTGGCATTTCTCGCCTGACCTGGCTGGTCTCCCTCTTCGGGGAGCTTTCTCTCGTATCCGCCACTTTGGAAGAGCGAAAGGAAGATCAATACATGAAAATGAGCGTGTGCTTGGAGACAGAGAACAAACG GCCGCTCACTTGGATTGAAGAGAAAGGGCCTGGTCTAAAACGAAACAGACACTTAAGCTTCCATTTCAAATCTGGGTCTCTGGAGAATATGCCAAATGTAGGAGTcaataagaatatttttctgaaagatCAAAATATATTTGTCCAGAAACTCTTGGGCCAGTTCTCTGACAAGGAGCTGGCTGCTGAAAAGCGGCGCATCCTGCATTGCCTGTGGCTGGCGGAAGAAATCCAGAAACACTGCTCCGCCCAGAAGTAG